A stretch of the Polynucleobacter tropicus genome encodes the following:
- the ruvA gene encoding Holliday junction branch migration protein RuvA: protein MIGRIQGILVSVHPPRLLVDCQGIGYEVDVPMSTLYQLPQAGQKITLLTHFQVREDAQQLFGFATETEREAFRQLIKISGVGSRTALAVLSGMSVNELAQAIALQEANRLTQVPGIGKKTAERLCLELKGKLAPDLGITPGKALTPDTNSEVLQALLALGYSEKEALLALKQIPPDTSVSDGIRMGLKYLSKT, encoded by the coding sequence ATGATTGGTCGCATTCAAGGAATCCTCGTTTCAGTTCACCCCCCTCGCTTATTGGTCGATTGCCAAGGTATTGGGTATGAGGTAGATGTTCCGATGAGCACCCTATATCAATTGCCTCAAGCAGGGCAAAAAATTACCTTGCTGACTCACTTTCAGGTACGCGAAGATGCGCAGCAGCTTTTTGGTTTCGCCACAGAAACAGAGCGTGAAGCATTTAGACAACTGATTAAGATTAGTGGTGTTGGTTCACGAACTGCATTAGCGGTTCTTTCCGGTATGAGTGTGAACGAGCTTGCTCAGGCTATTGCATTACAAGAGGCTAACCGCCTTACCCAAGTTCCTGGCATTGGCAAAAAGACTGCAGAACGACTTTGCCTAGAACTCAAAGGCAAACTTGCTCCTGACTTAGGAATTACGCCAGGGAAAGCACTGACTCCCGATACCAATAGCGAAGTTTTACAAGCGCTCCTTGCTCTTGGGTATTCTGAAAAAGAAGCACTCTTGGCTCTTAAGCAAATTCCGCCAGACACATCGGTATCCGATGGCATCCGTATGGGCTTAAAGTATTTATCTAAAACCTAA
- a CDS encoding helix-turn-helix domain-containing protein — MSNKNPITECIETHLQGYLNDLKGTAPTNVYQMVLAVVEKPMLELVMRHAKQNQSLAAQYLGINRNTLHKKLVEHQLLK; from the coding sequence ATGAGCAACAAGAACCCAATAACCGAATGTATTGAAACCCACCTTCAGGGGTACCTAAATGACCTCAAGGGAACCGCTCCAACAAATGTCTATCAAATGGTATTAGCAGTGGTAGAAAAACCCATGCTAGAACTCGTCATGCGTCATGCGAAGCAAAACCAATCTTTGGCAGCACAGTATCTAGGCATTAACCGCAATACCTTGCATAAAAAATTAGTCGAGCATCAACTACTCAAATAA
- a CDS encoding FAD-dependent monooxygenase has protein sequence MNTQSCDILIQGGGPVGLACAAWILQKLPDAKLTLVDRNPSNDADLKAGDSRGIALSHGSKLLLDTISAWPKDYAEIHRVHISQAGRFGRALMTREELNQSALGHIVRYHDIHLALRQALRVIQEKSSRFQWLHVNDDTAQATIQAKCIVHAEGGLFKKQDWVESGRDYGQSALVGLIEVEKAAPHQAWERFTAEGPLAILPSHYGPNILNLVWCGSPESSQHRLQLSDADFLTSLQNEFGSRIGKFLKVQDRRLYELGLNYRKEIIKDTEVWIGNAAQTLHPVAGQGLNLGLRDSFLLAEKLSRVFAGPITEQSPTQIHQVLEEYAQSRKSDRTATIGLTDFMARIFTSNLVPIALARGLALSTLQWLPPVKTALARQMMFGRR, from the coding sequence GTAGATCGAAATCCCAGTAATGATGCTGACTTAAAAGCGGGTGATAGTCGCGGTATCGCACTTTCTCATGGAAGCAAGTTATTGCTCGATACGATCAGCGCTTGGCCTAAAGATTACGCTGAAATTCATCGAGTGCATATCTCACAAGCAGGTCGTTTTGGTAGAGCATTAATGACTCGGGAAGAGCTTAATCAAAGTGCGCTCGGGCATATTGTTCGCTATCACGATATTCACCTTGCGTTACGCCAAGCTTTAAGAGTCATTCAAGAAAAAAGTTCTCGATTCCAATGGCTGCATGTGAATGATGACACTGCGCAAGCCACCATTCAAGCCAAATGCATCGTGCATGCTGAGGGTGGTTTGTTTAAGAAGCAAGATTGGGTAGAGTCTGGAAGGGACTATGGACAATCAGCCCTTGTAGGTCTAATTGAAGTAGAAAAGGCGGCGCCTCACCAAGCATGGGAACGCTTTACCGCTGAGGGTCCACTAGCCATTCTGCCAAGTCACTACGGTCCCAACATATTGAATCTCGTATGGTGCGGCTCACCAGAATCTTCACAACATCGCCTACAACTGAGTGACGCCGATTTTCTAACCTCCTTACAAAATGAATTTGGTTCTCGCATTGGCAAGTTTTTGAAAGTACAAGATCGTCGCTTATATGAACTTGGTTTGAACTATCGCAAAGAAATTATTAAAGATACTGAAGTTTGGATTGGCAATGCTGCGCAAACTCTTCACCCCGTCGCGGGCCAAGGACTTAATCTTGGATTAAGAGATTCATTTTTACTTGCGGAAAAATTAAGTCGTGTTTTTGCAGGCCCCATTACTGAACAAAGCCCCACGCAAATTCATCAAGTGCTCGAAGAATATGCGCAAAGCCGAAAGTCAGACAGAACTGCAACTATTGGTTTGACGGACTTTATGGCCAGGATTTTTACTTCAAATTTAGTGCCAATTGCCCTTGCGCGCGGACTGGCTTTATCGACACTTCAGTGGCTTCCACCAGTCAAAACAGCCTTAGCTCGCCAAATGATGTTTGGTAGGCGCTAA
- the ruvB gene encoding Holliday junction branch migration DNA helicase RuvB produces the protein MAIHTDDLSSIPEDLPEEKDRLVSGAAGNSEAIFEKALRPKQLDEYVGQSKARAQLEIFISATRARQEALDHVLLFGPPGLGKTTLAHIIARELGVNLRQTSGPVLDRPGDLAALLTNLEANDVLFIDEIHRLSPVVEEILYPALEDYSLDIMIGEGPAARSVKIDLKPFTLIGATTRAGMLTNPLRDRFGIVARLEFYNTEELTKIIDRSANLLKAKIDPDGSVEIAKRARGTPRIANRLLRRVRDYAEVKGTGTITKAIADAALKMLDVDPSGFDVMDRKLLEAILHKFDGGPVGIDNLAAAIGEERDTIEDVLEPYLIQQGYLQRTSRGRVATRQAYEHFGLTPPSGTGSLDI, from the coding sequence ATGGCAATTCATACTGACGACCTAAGCTCTATTCCTGAAGATTTACCCGAGGAAAAAGATCGCCTTGTCAGTGGTGCCGCAGGAAACTCGGAAGCCATTTTTGAAAAAGCTTTGCGTCCCAAGCAATTAGATGAATACGTCGGTCAAAGCAAGGCGCGCGCCCAATTAGAAATCTTTATCAGCGCAACTCGAGCACGACAAGAAGCCCTCGATCACGTTCTGTTGTTTGGCCCGCCAGGCCTTGGTAAAACCACTTTGGCACACATTATTGCTAGAGAGCTTGGCGTAAATTTGCGCCAAACCAGTGGACCCGTATTAGATAGGCCAGGCGATCTTGCAGCTTTGCTAACCAATTTAGAGGCAAATGATGTGCTCTTCATTGACGAGATTCATCGACTCTCGCCTGTTGTAGAAGAAATTCTGTATCCAGCGCTAGAAGATTACAGCCTAGACATCATGATTGGCGAAGGCCCAGCGGCCCGTAGCGTGAAGATTGATCTCAAACCATTTACCTTGATTGGCGCAACAACCCGTGCTGGCATGTTGACCAATCCCTTGCGTGATCGCTTCGGCATCGTTGCTAGATTAGAGTTTTACAACACCGAAGAGCTCACAAAAATTATCGATCGTTCCGCCAATCTATTAAAAGCAAAGATTGATCCCGATGGATCAGTAGAAATCGCGAAACGCGCCCGTGGTACCCCACGTATCGCTAACCGCCTCTTACGTCGCGTACGCGATTATGCAGAGGTTAAAGGCACCGGCACCATCACCAAAGCCATAGCGGATGCAGCCCTAAAAATGTTAGATGTTGATCCCAGCGGTTTTGATGTCATGGACAGAAAATTGCTAGAAGCCATTTTGCATAAATTTGATGGCGGCCCCGTGGGGATTGATAATTTAGCGGCAGCGATTGGTGAAGAACGCGACACCATTGAAGATGTTCTCGAGCCTTACCTCATTCAACAAGGCTATCTACAAAGAACCTCGCGTGGTCGCGTGGCTACACGACAAGCCTATGAACACTT
- the purH gene encoding bifunctional phosphoribosylaminoimidazolecarboxamide formyltransferase/IMP cyclohydrolase produces MIRTALLSVSDKNGIVPFAKALHEQGIKLISTGGTAKLLAENQLPVVEVSSLTKFPEMLDGRVKTLHPMVHGGLLARRDFPEHMAALKEHGINTIDMLVINLYPFNETVAKENCSFEDAVENIDIGGPAMLRAAAKNHQDVTVLISPEDYAPVLAEMKANKNVVSYKTNLSLAKKVFAHTAQYDGAIANYLSALGNDLDHKARSAYPETLHLAFEKVQEMRYGENPHQSAAFYKDIHPVAGALANYKQLQGKELSYNNIADADSAWECVKSFTGNAGGAAACVIIKHANPCGVAVGANALEAYQKAFKTDPSSAFGGIIAFNVPCDGAAAEAISKQFVEVLIAPSFSEEAKAIFAAKQNVRLLEIPLGNAFNTYDFKRVGGGLLVQSPDAKNVLQNEMRVVSKRQPTPSEMNDMMFAWRVAKFVKSNAIVYCANGMTLGIGAGQMSRVDSARMASIKAENAGLSLKGSAVASDAFFPFRDGLDVVVNGGASCAIQPGGSMRDEEIIAAADEHGIAMIFTGTRHFRH; encoded by the coding sequence ATGATCCGTACAGCACTCCTATCCGTCTCTGATAAAAATGGCATCGTGCCTTTTGCTAAAGCTCTCCATGAGCAAGGTATTAAGCTCATTTCAACTGGTGGCACAGCTAAGTTATTGGCAGAAAATCAATTGCCCGTGGTTGAAGTTTCCTCTCTGACTAAATTTCCAGAAATGCTGGATGGACGAGTTAAGACCCTTCACCCAATGGTGCATGGTGGCTTGCTTGCACGCAGAGACTTTCCTGAACATATGGCAGCACTTAAAGAGCACGGCATCAATACCATCGACATGTTAGTGATCAACCTCTACCCCTTTAATGAAACCGTTGCTAAAGAAAATTGCTCTTTTGAAGATGCGGTAGAAAACATTGATATTGGCGGTCCAGCGATGTTGCGCGCTGCTGCTAAGAACCATCAAGATGTTACCGTGCTGATTTCGCCTGAAGATTACGCACCCGTTCTTGCGGAGATGAAAGCAAACAAGAATGTTGTCTCATATAAAACAAACTTAAGTCTTGCTAAAAAAGTATTTGCGCACACTGCTCAATACGATGGCGCGATTGCCAACTACTTATCTGCTTTGGGTAATGATTTAGATCATAAGGCGCGCTCAGCTTATCCAGAAACTTTGCATCTTGCTTTTGAAAAAGTACAAGAGATGCGCTATGGCGAGAACCCACATCAATCAGCCGCTTTTTATAAAGATATCCACCCTGTTGCTGGCGCGCTTGCCAATTACAAGCAACTTCAAGGCAAAGAGTTGTCTTATAACAATATTGCCGATGCTGACTCTGCATGGGAATGTGTAAAGAGCTTTACCGGCAATGCCGGCGGTGCTGCGGCATGCGTCATCATCAAACACGCTAACCCTTGCGGTGTTGCAGTTGGAGCGAATGCGCTTGAGGCTTATCAAAAGGCCTTCAAAACTGATCCGAGCTCTGCTTTCGGCGGAATTATTGCCTTCAATGTGCCATGTGATGGCGCAGCCGCTGAAGCGATCTCAAAACAATTTGTTGAGGTCTTAATTGCACCTAGCTTTAGCGAAGAGGCAAAAGCCATCTTCGCAGCCAAGCAAAATGTTCGCCTTCTAGAAATTCCATTGGGCAATGCATTTAATACTTATGACTTCAAACGTGTTGGTGGCGGTCTATTAGTCCAATCACCAGACGCAAAAAATGTCTTGCAAAATGAAATGCGGGTGGTTAGCAAAAGACAGCCAACCCCAAGCGAAATGAATGACATGATGTTTGCATGGCGTGTTGCTAAATTTGTTAAGTCCAATGCAATTGTGTATTGCGCTAATGGCATGACTCTAGGTATTGGCGCAGGTCAAATGAGCCGCGTAGACTCTGCCCGTATGGCTAGCATCAAGGCTGAAAACGCCGGCTTGAGCCTAAAAGGTTCAGCAGTAGCTAGTGATGCCTTCTTCCCGTTTCGCGATGGTCTAGATGTTGTGGTGAATGGTGGTGCCAGCTGCGCAATTCAACCAGGCGGCAGTATGCGCGATGAAGAAATTATTGCCGCTGCTGATGAGCATGGAATTGCAATGATCTTTACTGGCACACGACATTTTCGTCACTAA
- the dusB gene encoding tRNA dihydrouridine synthase DusB, whose translation MKIGPHTLANRLFVAPMAGVTDRPFRQLCKTMGAGYAVSEMVASNALLWKSEKTQRRANHQGEFKPIAVQIAGADPAMMAAAAKVNVDHGAQIIDINMGCPAKKVCNVAAGSALLRDEPLVKTILEAVVNAVGVGPDAVPVTLKIRTGWDRENKNALEIARIAEQSGISMLTVHGRTRADLYHGEAEYTTIQAVKNSVRIPVVANGDIDTPEKAEYVLKTTGADAIMIGRAAQGRPWIFREINHYLNTGEKLPIPEINEIQSIMNAHLLDHYEFYGEHIGLRTARKHIGWYCKGLRNSHAFRQRMNTADDCKTQLQMVNDYFDEMKSHSDRLIFLEAA comes from the coding sequence ATGAAGATTGGTCCTCACACCCTCGCAAATCGACTTTTTGTCGCCCCAATGGCTGGGGTTACTGACCGTCCATTTAGACAGCTTTGCAAAACCATGGGGGCCGGTTACGCAGTTTCAGAAATGGTGGCATCTAATGCCCTGCTTTGGAAAAGCGAAAAGACACAACGTCGAGCAAATCACCAAGGTGAATTCAAACCTATCGCGGTTCAAATTGCTGGCGCAGATCCTGCGATGATGGCTGCAGCTGCAAAAGTAAACGTAGATCATGGTGCGCAGATTATTGATATCAATATGGGGTGCCCAGCAAAAAAAGTTTGTAATGTTGCTGCTGGATCTGCACTCCTGCGTGACGAGCCATTAGTCAAAACGATTTTGGAAGCTGTTGTAAACGCCGTGGGCGTTGGACCAGATGCCGTACCAGTGACTTTAAAGATTCGCACGGGCTGGGATCGTGAAAATAAAAATGCGCTAGAGATAGCTCGTATTGCCGAACAATCTGGCATTTCTATGCTGACAGTTCATGGTCGCACACGTGCCGATCTTTATCACGGTGAAGCAGAGTACACCACTATTCAAGCAGTAAAAAATAGCGTCAGGATTCCAGTAGTTGCTAATGGTGATATTGATACCCCGGAAAAGGCTGAGTACGTTTTAAAAACTACTGGTGCCGATGCCATTATGATTGGTCGTGCCGCGCAAGGTAGACCTTGGATCTTCAGGGAAATTAATCACTATCTCAATACTGGTGAAAAATTACCTATTCCTGAAATCAATGAAATCCAAAGCATCATGAATGCCCACCTTCTGGACCATTACGAATTCTATGGTGAGCATATTGGCCTACGGACAGCTCGCAAACATATTGGCTGGTACTGTAAAGGCCTAAGAAATTCTCATGCATTTCGTCAACGGATGAATACGGCTGACGACTGCAAAACACAGTTACAAATGGTGAACGATTATTTTGATGAGATGAAATCTCACTCTGATCGTCTTATCTTTTTGGAAGCCGCTTAA
- the ruvC gene encoding crossover junction endodeoxyribonuclease RuvC: protein MRWIGIDPGLRTTGFGVIDVEGQKLTYVASGTIESGDPAKGLPDRLGTLYQGVKEVLDTYHPESAAIEEVFLNVNPRSTLMLGQARGAVIAALVSASLPVSEFSALRVKQAIVGTGRAAKPQVQEMVKRLLRLSRAPGSDASDALGVAICAAHHAQIPQAITSALASRKRKR from the coding sequence ATGCGTTGGATTGGAATCGACCCGGGTCTACGTACCACTGGTTTTGGTGTCATTGATGTCGAGGGCCAAAAGCTGACTTATGTAGCCTCGGGAACAATCGAAAGCGGAGATCCTGCCAAGGGTTTGCCAGATCGACTAGGAACTCTTTATCAAGGCGTTAAGGAGGTTCTGGATACATACCATCCTGAGTCCGCTGCAATTGAAGAAGTCTTTCTCAATGTCAATCCACGCTCTACTCTTATGCTGGGACAGGCAAGAGGCGCGGTGATTGCGGCCCTAGTCTCAGCAAGCCTACCTGTATCTGAGTTCAGCGCATTAAGAGTCAAACAAGCGATTGTCGGCACTGGTCGAGCAGCCAAGCCCCAAGTGCAAGAGATGGTAAAGCGCTTATTAAGATTAAGTCGCGCGCCCGGTAGCGACGCATCGGACGCATTAGGAGTCGCCATATGCGCGGCACACCACGCGCAAATTCCCCAAGCAATTACATCTGCTCTAGCATCTAGAAAACGTAAACGCTAA